The following coding sequences are from one bacterium SCSIO 12741 window:
- a CDS encoding beta-lactamase family protein: MTYWKSIAAFLLITAIFGACTSTSKPSSEPEKQTLTMEKKFQLILDTTFANHPNTKGIILQIDAPDLHLFWGGAVGSADSAGRQLESHFPAWIASNTKTYVAAATLRLIEQDYFSLESAITELISERSRELLNRSGYTTDSINVQHLLSHTSGLFDYSQAPTFLKRSVENPDYHWSRDEQIALAMEEGNPLDSPGKSFSYSEVNYLLLTEIMESQLDVSFELAIRKLLKYEALDLKHTWFHGLEEMPQDLPPLVQQFATQYQVNTYTLHPTFDLYGGGGIAATAKDLNHFTQALFSGQVFDQKETLNKIFTQTITPDSGSTDYRLGIERRVLGKHEAYGHGGFWGTTSQYFPELNASITVFLMERDEWEVYLRMMEDVANVLSE, encoded by the coding sequence ATGACTTATTGGAAATCTATAGCAGCGTTTCTTCTCATTACTGCCATTTTCGGAGCTTGCACCTCCACTTCTAAGCCTTCATCCGAACCTGAAAAACAAACCTTGACCATGGAAAAGAAATTCCAGCTAATTCTGGACACCACCTTTGCCAATCATCCTAATACGAAGGGCATTATCCTTCAAATTGATGCTCCCGACCTTCACTTGTTCTGGGGCGGTGCAGTAGGATCTGCAGATTCGGCCGGTCGCCAATTGGAATCTCATTTCCCAGCCTGGATAGCGAGTAACACCAAAACCTATGTAGCAGCAGCCACGCTTCGATTAATCGAACAGGACTACTTTTCACTGGAATCTGCCATTACTGAGTTGATTTCTGAACGCAGCAGGGAATTACTCAATCGATCGGGATATACCACAGACTCTATTAACGTTCAACATCTTTTGTCGCACACAAGTGGGTTATTCGATTATTCGCAGGCTCCAACATTTCTCAAACGATCGGTCGAAAACCCAGATTATCACTGGTCTCGTGATGAACAGATAGCCCTGGCGATGGAAGAAGGAAATCCACTTGATTCGCCGGGCAAATCCTTTAGCTATTCAGAAGTGAATTACCTATTGCTCACTGAGATTATGGAATCCCAATTGGACGTTTCATTTGAGCTGGCCATTCGAAAGTTGCTGAAGTATGAAGCGTTAGACCTAAAACATACCTGGTTTCATGGCCTGGAAGAAATGCCTCAGGATTTGCCTCCTTTGGTCCAACAATTTGCGACTCAATATCAGGTGAACACGTATACCCTACACCCTACCTTTGACCTATATGGCGGCGGTGGAATTGCAGCTACTGCAAAGGACTTGAATCACTTTACTCAAGCCCTGTTTAGCGGACAAGTTTTTGATCAAAAAGAAACCCTAAACAAAATATTCACTCAAACCATTACACCGGATTCAGGATCAACAGATTATAGACTCGGAATAGAACGACGAGTTTTGGGCAAACATGAAGCCTACGGCCACGGTGGTTTTTGGGGTACAACGTCGCAATACTTTCCCGAATTGAACGCATCAATCACCGTCTTTTTAATGGAGCGCGATGAGTGGGAAGTTTACCTCCGAATGATGGAAGATGTGGCGAATGTTTTGAGTGAGTAG
- a CDS encoding T9SS type A sorting domain-containing protein — translation MYLRLVVLLALFSFSFAALAQSFGPEELISDLTPNGNNIQVADLDGDSDLDVIVALNTFSNSRVVWFKNDGQGNFDSAQTAFSGINRPYSLAVGDIDGDQDLDLLTGSSISDELVWFANDGSGNFGSKKTITRGQRSIQFVYLTDIDQDMDLDVMASSILDRKIALYINQGQGQFSSENRIDSVFPHQPRFIATADIDGDNDLDVIATTIRSGTHRIYSYENHGNLTFANKTEIYSGKEITVLHAEDLDADGDPDIVFADAQEKSLVWLINDGNGSFGSKQLLHGNAGEYVRGLTIADVDGDGDLDLLSASANEGLIAWYEQQNAMAFHQHVIHQSGQGANGIQYGDLNGDGKNDVVVSWWEDRKATWYPQVEPALFLEELSTINSPIFPNPTRNTLRVQPDQLGQPYQVIGLSGQVLMEGTLESQLDVSSLQPGTYGLVINGKYFPWVKE, via the coding sequence ATGTATCTACGCCTTGTTGTTTTACTCGCCCTGTTTTCTTTTTCGTTTGCCGCACTGGCACAGAGTTTTGGACCGGAAGAACTGATCAGTGACCTCACTCCCAATGGAAATAATATCCAGGTTGCGGATTTGGACGGAGATAGTGATTTGGACGTCATTGTTGCACTAAATACCTTTTCCAACTCCCGAGTAGTTTGGTTTAAAAATGACGGCCAGGGAAATTTTGATTCTGCACAAACGGCCTTTTCGGGAATCAACCGCCCCTATTCACTGGCGGTAGGCGACATAGATGGAGATCAGGATCTGGACTTGCTCACGGGTAGTTCTATCAGCGATGAGTTGGTTTGGTTTGCCAATGATGGTTCGGGAAACTTCGGCTCTAAGAAAACGATAACGAGAGGACAACGCTCTATTCAATTTGTCTACTTAACCGACATTGATCAGGACATGGATTTGGACGTTATGGCCTCCTCCATTCTGGACCGGAAAATTGCTTTGTACATCAATCAGGGTCAAGGGCAGTTTTCGAGTGAAAATCGAATAGATAGCGTCTTTCCCCATCAGCCGCGATTTATCGCCACCGCCGATATCGACGGAGATAATGACCTCGATGTGATTGCCACGACCATTCGTTCCGGAACCCACCGCATTTACAGTTATGAAAATCATGGGAACCTGACTTTTGCCAACAAAACAGAAATCTACAGTGGTAAAGAAATAACCGTATTACATGCCGAAGATCTGGATGCCGACGGTGACCCTGACATCGTATTTGCAGACGCCCAGGAAAAATCACTGGTTTGGCTGATCAATGACGGCAACGGCAGTTTTGGAAGTAAGCAACTGCTCCATGGAAATGCTGGAGAATATGTCCGAGGACTTACCATTGCCGATGTAGATGGTGACGGGGATTTGGATTTGCTTTCAGCCTCGGCCAATGAGGGATTAATTGCCTGGTATGAACAACAAAATGCCATGGCCTTTCACCAGCACGTGATTCACCAATCCGGCCAGGGAGCGAATGGCATCCAATATGGAGATTTGAACGGAGATGGAAAAAACGACGTAGTGGTTTCCTGGTGGGAAGACCGCAAAGCAACCTGGTATCCACAAGTAGAACCGGCCCTATTTTTGGAAGAATTGAGCACCATCAACTCCCCCATCTTTCCCAACCCAACACGAAACACTTTAAGGGTTCAACCCGATCAATTGGGACAGCCTTATCAAGTAATTGGTTTGAGCGGACAAGTCCTTATGGAGGGCACCTTGGAATCGCAGTTGGATGTGTCATCACTTCAACCGGGAACCTATGGATTGGTAATTAATGGAAAATATTTCCCCTGGGTTAAAGAGTAA
- a CDS encoding phosphotransferase yields the protein MKTSLETELKSILSFDSVEKWEIIQSLWSGYGSLLRVKLQGSSYDSVIVKRITPPLGAQHPRGWNSELGHQRKLKSYEVECHWYANLAKRGDDSCRIPQYLGHKEISGGMLLVMEDLDQAGYPLRKNHLTPVELKKCLSWLAHFHSRFLQTQSEEITKGLWPIGTYWQLETRTEEYDKMPSGPLKDAASMLHQTLKGSRFQTLVHGDAKYANFCFAPDGRVAAVDFQYVGGGCGMKDVAYLLSCIPGDLSLAQESDLLDAYFKDLKDTVRQEHPNMDTEALEADWRPLYVVARADFERFLQGWAPGHWKSTNYAERCVIRAVSSLSDRIKDKS from the coding sequence ATGAAAACATCCCTCGAAACGGAATTAAAATCCATTCTCTCCTTCGATTCAGTTGAAAAATGGGAGATCATACAATCGCTCTGGTCGGGCTATGGTAGCCTGCTACGGGTAAAACTGCAGGGAAGTTCCTACGATTCAGTCATCGTTAAACGTATTACCCCACCGCTTGGGGCGCAGCATCCACGAGGCTGGAACAGTGAATTGGGGCATCAGAGAAAATTGAAGTCCTACGAGGTAGAATGCCATTGGTACGCCAATCTGGCTAAACGAGGTGATGATTCATGTCGAATTCCCCAATACCTGGGCCATAAAGAGATCTCGGGCGGTATGCTCTTGGTCATGGAAGATTTGGATCAAGCTGGTTATCCTTTGCGCAAAAATCACCTCACCCCTGTTGAGCTAAAAAAGTGCTTGAGTTGGCTGGCTCATTTTCACAGCCGATTTTTACAGACTCAATCTGAAGAAATCACTAAGGGGCTTTGGCCGATAGGAACCTATTGGCAGCTGGAAACCCGTACCGAGGAGTACGACAAAATGCCTTCAGGTCCACTCAAAGATGCGGCATCTATGTTGCACCAAACCCTGAAAGGTAGCCGATTTCAAACCTTGGTGCACGGAGATGCGAAATACGCCAATTTTTGTTTTGCTCCAGATGGACGTGTGGCGGCGGTAGACTTTCAATACGTGGGCGGCGGATGTGGGATGAAAGATGTAGCCTATCTACTGAGCTGCATTCCGGGTGACCTATCCCTTGCTCAGGAATCGGATCTGTTGGATGCTTATTTCAAGGACCTTAAAGATACCGTTCGACAAGAACACCCAAATATGGACACAGAAGCTCTTGAAGCCGATTGGAGGCCGCTCTACGTGGTTGCAAGAGCAGATTTTGAGCGATTTCTTCAAGGCTGGGCACCCGGGCATTGGAAATCTACGAATTATGCGGAACGGTGCGTGATTCGAGCGGTTTCAAGCTTAAGTGATCGGATTAAAGACAAATCTTAA
- a CDS encoding adenylate/guanylate cyclase domain-containing protein: MRYSKRRRVQYAGIILYWILSINLFSYISIGSIGSFISLADLSLEDMDPVAAYWVSPFQYVESTLFGLLFSILFIWANRWLFRRWKLDRYGFGMSLLISSGVYLVGFLIIVALIYMIIGNLGYYQNFDFFSLTLNPRILGLVSVVMLVLVFQIFMLNFVLKSMEIMGDYNLLRFLTGKYRVPHPEYRAFMFLDLRSSTRHAERLGALLYSEMIRDCFRDLNFLLTEYEAEVYQYVGDEVVLTWPANMAKDDQYMFAFFFAFQDVLKKRSKHYQQKYGQVPEFKAGCNTGLITASEIGVYKRDIAFHGDVINTASRVQGMCNSLGADLLTTEILVNETGRFTFTPMGEHHLRGKEEAIALYAVSRPTD; encoded by the coding sequence ATGCGTTATTCCAAAAGACGACGGGTTCAATATGCCGGCATTATCCTTTATTGGATATTGAGTATCAATCTATTTTCCTACATTTCCATAGGTTCCATCGGGAGTTTTATTTCCTTGGCGGATTTGTCCCTTGAGGATATGGATCCCGTCGCCGCCTATTGGGTTTCTCCTTTTCAATATGTGGAATCCACTCTTTTTGGGCTCTTGTTCAGCATCTTGTTCATCTGGGCCAATCGATGGTTGTTTCGACGCTGGAAGCTCGACCGATACGGATTTGGAATGAGTCTGTTGATCAGTTCGGGAGTCTATTTGGTGGGTTTTCTGATTATAGTGGCCTTGATCTACATGATTATCGGAAACCTCGGATATTACCAGAATTTCGATTTTTTCTCCTTGACCTTAAATCCAAGAATCTTAGGCTTGGTTTCGGTGGTCATGCTGGTTCTGGTTTTTCAAATCTTCATGCTCAATTTCGTACTCAAATCCATGGAGATCATGGGAGATTACAACCTCCTTCGATTTCTTACAGGTAAATACCGGGTTCCTCACCCTGAGTACAGAGCCTTTATGTTTTTGGATTTGCGCTCATCTACCCGGCATGCGGAACGGTTGGGAGCATTGCTGTACAGCGAGATGATCCGCGATTGTTTTCGGGATCTCAATTTTCTTCTCACCGAGTATGAGGCCGAAGTGTATCAATATGTGGGGGATGAAGTGGTACTCACCTGGCCAGCTAATATGGCTAAGGACGATCAGTACATGTTTGCTTTCTTTTTCGCTTTTCAGGACGTTCTTAAAAAGCGCTCGAAGCATTATCAACAGAAATACGGACAGGTTCCTGAATTTAAGGCGGGATGTAACACCGGTTTAATTACTGCTTCAGAAATCGGGGTGTATAAACGCGACATTGCCTTTCATGGAGATGTAATCAATACGGCCTCCCGGGTTCAGGGAATGTGCAATAGCCTTGGGGCAGATCTACTGACCACGGAAATATTGGTCAACGAAACCGGGCGATTTACATTTACTCCAATGGGAGAACATCATTTACGAGGAAAGGAGGAAGCTATAGCCTTGTACGCCGTTTCTCGGCCGACGGACTAA
- a CDS encoding response regulator transcription factor, producing the protein MKLNAVLVDDEKSARINLRNLLNNYCPEVQVLGDFEKPHEAISFLQDHPVDCLFLDVQMPSISGFEFLDRLGDSSLPIIFVTGHSEYAIQALRANALDYLLKPINIDELEQAVEKVASSIQEKKSSQINLQELASAFLAGGANSAKSCLKIPQAHGFKMVETADLIRISADGGYSRLFYQNGDTELVSKNLGYFESLLPKYNFYRVHHSHLINLDFFQEYTQKDGSQAILKDGTRILISQRKNKEFKRKIGEYFA; encoded by the coding sequence ATGAAATTGAATGCCGTGTTGGTTGATGACGAAAAAAGTGCCCGAATCAACCTGAGAAACCTCCTGAATAATTACTGTCCTGAAGTACAAGTTTTAGGTGACTTTGAAAAGCCCCATGAAGCCATATCTTTTCTTCAGGATCATCCGGTTGATTGCCTTTTTTTGGATGTTCAAATGCCCAGTATCAGCGGCTTTGAGTTTTTAGATCGATTGGGAGATTCGTCTTTGCCCATCATTTTTGTAACCGGTCATTCGGAATATGCTATTCAAGCCTTAAGGGCCAATGCATTGGACTACCTGCTCAAGCCCATTAACATTGACGAATTGGAGCAAGCCGTGGAAAAAGTGGCTTCCAGCATTCAGGAAAAAAAATCGTCACAAATCAATCTACAGGAACTGGCCTCAGCATTTCTTGCAGGCGGTGCAAATTCTGCTAAATCTTGCCTTAAAATTCCCCAGGCTCATGGGTTTAAAATGGTGGAAACGGCTGACCTGATCCGAATCTCTGCGGATGGAGGATACAGCCGTTTGTTCTATCAAAATGGCGATACAGAGTTGGTTTCCAAAAACCTGGGCTACTTTGAATCCCTTCTGCCCAAATATAATTTCTACCGGGTTCATCATTCTCATTTGATCAACCTCGACTTCTTTCAAGAGTATACCCAAAAGGATGGCAGTCAGGCCATTTTGAAAGATGGTACACGAATTCTCATTTCACAGCGAAAGAACAAGGAATTCAAACGGAAGATTGGTGAGTACTTTGCTTAA
- a CDS encoding transposase, whose product MSEKYKFRNPDGIYFTTSTVVGWIDLFTRENYRNLILDSLQYCQKEKGLIIHAWVIMSNHIHLMVSNDGRQELGAVMRDFKRHTSVQIIKEIKAIQESRREWILAEFKKAGDRIKRNNGYKVWRDGNHPVELWSNEMIDQRLNYIHLNPVKAGLVADPIHYLHSSAKDYAGEKGELQLLLID is encoded by the coding sequence ATGTCCGAAAAGTATAAGTTTAGAAATCCCGATGGGATCTATTTCACTACGTCCACCGTTGTTGGCTGGATCGATTTGTTTACCAGAGAAAACTACCGAAATTTAATTCTTGATTCCTTGCAATATTGCCAAAAGGAAAAGGGACTGATCATTCATGCCTGGGTCATCATGTCCAATCATATTCATCTTATGGTTAGTAATGATGGTAGGCAAGAATTGGGTGCTGTTATGCGAGATTTTAAAAGACATACTAGCGTCCAAATTATCAAAGAGATCAAAGCAATTCAAGAGAGTAGAAGAGAATGGATTTTGGCTGAGTTTAAAAAAGCAGGAGATCGTATCAAGCGAAACAACGGTTACAAAGTTTGGAGGGATGGCAATCATCCAGTTGAGTTATGGAGCAACGAAATGATAGACCAAAGATTAAATTACATCCATTTAAATCCGGTGAAGGCTGGGTTAGTTGCAGATCCAATTCATTATTTGCATAGTAGCGCCAAGGACTACGCCGGTGAAAAAGGAGAATTGCAGCTCCTTTTAATCGATTAA
- a CDS encoding T9SS type A sorting domain-containing protein, whose translation MIRFIGLVGLFSLTITTTAIAQAPGNVSSNLLGWWKADAGITGSAPVTNWNDQSGNGNHLSSGSGPDLLTDDINFNDAVSFNGSSEYLQDATGLYGTSTYNHMFIYIINKTNTVKSSSVFREGLSGGDRFGSHLPWSNANVYYDHGTCCGSSRINTAWGTSTGVYHLWTLTSSTGTSTPSGTRKAIYRDGLSILTNDNNDGGTGNNSSFFLGASSASSSFHHGDVAECIIYNGVPSSTEQHQIHSYLAVKYGITLDQSTAQTYVSSSNTTIYASGSGGSHDGYDNDITGIGRDDNSALDQRKSMSINSDALIIMDKGGAFSNDEDFILWGNDNGSTALTTSQTHPSFARRVTRVWRADLTGSPGNVSVRFLLGSGIINTGNASDYALLLDGTDTDFSSGATAHTTGASLSGDTITFTGVSFTDGDFFTLGVDLGGTGPGGVISGILAWWKADVGLTGSSPVTAWSDMSGNGRDLSATNGPALQSNSINFNPALDFDGSDVFSLAGGLIGTSTYTDLWTYVVNQTDNVANRTLFYEDMGGSDRYGSHLVWGDSHIYYDFGTCCGVSRIYTNWGSSTGNYHVWSMGTSTGSSTPSGARKSIYRDGTLIASNNNNETGTGNSSTFYLGGSNTSGSHDGQVPEFVVFTSTPTTNELRQIESYFGIKYGLTQNHDYLSSSATTIWNATTNSEFHNDVAGIGRDDNSNLNQKQSISQNSDAIVTVALGAVASDNASNANTFSADESFLIWGNNNEALASDAIVDLPATIESRLARVWLASESGTVGTVRIRMDASGILGPSGNGTNDLNDVRLLVDADGIFGTGATLISPTSFDNSTDLVNFDVDFTVASGFYFTLGSVDYTNAPLPVELTAFTAHVIHAELVELNWVTASEINNDFFVVERSQDGKFWTSVTQVEGHGTSSESHTYQSFDSYPLPGTTYYRLVQFDEDGSSKIYPMVAVEIGVNETPVLYPNPASNRVYLSSAGMTEYLENPEIRLISTLGKVFAPNWTRDGDRWILDTQSIPDGLYFLWVRKNGQTIYQNELLIRH comes from the coding sequence ATGATTAGATTTATTGGCCTTGTGGGCCTTTTTAGTTTAACCATCACAACCACAGCCATAGCCCAAGCACCGGGCAATGTGAGTAGCAACTTATTGGGTTGGTGGAAGGCTGATGCCGGAATTACCGGATCCGCCCCCGTCACCAATTGGAATGATCAAAGTGGTAATGGAAATCACCTGAGTTCCGGCTCTGGTCCTGACCTGTTGACCGACGATATCAACTTCAACGACGCTGTATCTTTCAATGGATCGAGTGAATATCTTCAGGATGCTACTGGTCTGTACGGTACAAGCACCTACAACCACATGTTTATATACATCATAAACAAAACGAACACCGTAAAATCCAGCTCTGTTTTTCGCGAAGGCCTAAGTGGTGGTGATCGGTTTGGCTCCCACTTACCCTGGAGCAACGCCAACGTGTATTACGATCACGGCACCTGCTGTGGAAGTTCTCGTATCAATACTGCCTGGGGCACCAGTACGGGAGTCTACCATCTCTGGACCTTAACATCCAGCACCGGAACCTCCACTCCTTCCGGAACCCGCAAAGCCATTTACCGCGACGGACTTTCCATTTTGACCAACGATAACAATGACGGTGGAACGGGTAACAACAGTAGCTTCTTTTTGGGAGCAAGCAGTGCCTCTTCCTCTTTTCACCACGGAGACGTAGCCGAATGCATTATCTACAATGGCGTTCCTTCCAGTACCGAGCAACATCAAATTCATAGCTACCTGGCTGTCAAATATGGGATTACCCTGGATCAATCCACCGCTCAAACCTATGTAAGCTCAAGCAATACCACTATTTACGCTTCAGGTTCCGGAGGAAGTCACGATGGCTACGACAACGACATCACAGGAATTGGTAGAGATGATAACAGCGCCTTGGATCAGCGTAAATCGATGAGCATCAATAGCGATGCTTTGATCATTATGGACAAAGGAGGAGCTTTTTCCAACGATGAAGACTTTATTCTTTGGGGCAACGATAATGGAAGCACAGCCTTAACCACCAGTCAGACTCATCCCTCTTTTGCCCGCCGCGTAACCCGGGTATGGCGAGCAGACCTTACCGGGAGTCCAGGAAATGTGAGTGTTCGCTTTCTGTTAGGATCCGGAATTATCAATACAGGAAATGCCTCCGATTACGCCCTGCTTTTGGATGGCACCGATACCGATTTTAGTTCAGGAGCCACAGCGCATACTACAGGAGCAAGCCTTAGCGGAGACACTATCACCTTTACAGGAGTAAGCTTTACCGACGGTGATTTCTTCACCCTCGGTGTCGATTTAGGAGGTACGGGACCTGGAGGTGTTATTTCCGGAATTCTGGCCTGGTGGAAAGCCGATGTCGGATTAACAGGTAGTAGCCCAGTAACTGCCTGGAGCGACATGAGCGGCAATGGCCGCGACCTTTCCGCTACTAACGGCCCTGCACTTCAATCCAATAGCATCAATTTTAATCCAGCTCTCGATTTCGATGGATCCGATGTTTTTTCATTGGCCGGCGGATTAATTGGAACTTCCACTTACACCGACTTATGGACCTATGTGGTCAATCAAACGGATAATGTGGCCAATCGCACCTTGTTTTACGAAGACATGGGTGGCAGTGATCGATACGGATCACACCTCGTTTGGGGAGATAGCCATATTTATTACGACTTTGGAACCTGTTGCGGCGTTTCTCGCATTTATACCAATTGGGGAAGTTCTACAGGCAATTACCATGTATGGAGCATGGGAACCTCCACCGGTAGCTCCACTCCATCTGGTGCCAGAAAGTCCATCTACCGCGATGGAACCCTGATTGCTTCCAACAACAACAACGAAACGGGCACCGGTAATTCCTCCACTTTTTACCTGGGTGGAAGCAATACTTCAGGATCACATGACGGGCAGGTGCCTGAATTTGTAGTATTTACATCCACCCCTACGACCAATGAACTCAGACAAATTGAATCCTACTTTGGCATCAAATATGGCCTTACCCAAAATCATGACTACCTAAGCTCATCGGCAACCACGATTTGGAATGCGACTACAAATTCGGAGTTCCACAATGACGTGGCAGGAATAGGCCGAGATGATAACTCCAATCTTAATCAAAAACAATCCATTTCTCAGAATTCAGATGCCATTGTGACCGTGGCCCTGGGTGCCGTGGCCAGTGATAATGCCTCCAACGCCAATACTTTTTCAGCAGATGAGTCCTTCCTGATTTGGGGAAACAACAACGAAGCCCTAGCTTCAGATGCGATCGTTGATTTGCCGGCTACCATTGAATCCAGATTGGCTCGAGTATGGTTGGCTTCGGAAAGCGGTACCGTAGGAACCGTTCGTATTCGGATGGATGCCAGCGGAATTTTAGGCCCTTCAGGTAATGGAACCAACGATTTAAATGACGTAAGACTCCTCGTAGATGCAGATGGCATTTTTGGCACTGGTGCTACGCTTATTAGCCCTACTTCATTTGACAACAGTACGGACCTCGTTAACTTTGATGTCGATTTTACCGTGGCATCTGGTTTTTATTTCACCCTGGGTTCAGTGGACTATACCAATGCTCCTCTTCCAGTAGAACTAACGGCATTTACGGCCCACGTTATTCATGCTGAATTGGTCGAGCTGAATTGGGTCACTGCATCGGAGATCAACAATGATTTCTTTGTGGTAGAACGAAGTCAGGATGGTAAATTCTGGACATCCGTTACCCAAGTCGAAGGTCATGGAACGAGCTCAGAAAGTCATACCTACCAATCCTTTGATTCATACCCTTTACCAGGCACGACTTACTATAGGCTGGTGCAATTCGATGAAGATGGTAGTTCGAAAATCTATCCCATGGTGGCTGTTGAGATTGGAGTAAATGAAACTCCGGTCCTCTACCCCAATCCCGCTTCTAATCGGGTCTACCTATCGAGCGCTGGAATGACGGAGTATCTCGAAAATCCTGAAATTCGTTTGATCAGTACTTTGGGTAAGGTATTTGCGCCAAATTGGACTCGGGATGGTGATCGATGGATACTGGATACCCAATCCATACCGGATGGTTTGTACTTCCTGTGGGTTCGGAAAAACGGGCAAACTATCTACCAAAATGAATTGCTCATTCGCCATTAG
- a CDS encoding Crp/Fnr family transcriptional regulator, with product MSELLGYIEERVSLNAEERDAVVSAFKPVSGAKNEVIIKANQTARYLYFIQKGLIRTYSETDTREITSWIYPEGLFATGWYSFLRQEPSPEYVQCLEDCELMAISHEQLQSLYKSYPNLDRFGRLLMQEQFAFLDYFSRGYYFLSAREKYELLLSYFPEIELRAKIGHIASMLGISIETLSRIRSGNRGS from the coding sequence ATGTCAGAATTGCTCGGATACATAGAAGAAAGGGTCTCTTTGAACGCAGAGGAAAGAGATGCAGTAGTAAGCGCCTTTAAACCCGTTTCAGGGGCTAAAAATGAAGTCATCATCAAAGCGAATCAAACGGCTCGCTACCTGTACTTCATTCAAAAAGGACTGATTCGCACGTACAGCGAAACAGACACTCGAGAAATAACCAGCTGGATTTATCCAGAAGGTTTATTTGCCACGGGTTGGTACAGTTTTTTGAGACAAGAGCCCTCTCCCGAGTATGTGCAATGCCTGGAAGATTGTGAATTGATGGCCATTAGTCACGAACAATTACAAAGCCTGTATAAGAGCTATCCCAATTTGGACCGTTTTGGCCGCTTGCTCATGCAGGAGCAGTTTGCCTTCCTCGACTATTTTAGCCGCGGGTATTACTTCCTATCGGCTCGTGAAAAATACGAGCTACTCCTCTCCTATTTTCCAGAAATCGAATTGCGGGCCAAAATCGGCCACATCGCATCGATGCTGGGCATTAGCATTGAAACCCTTAGTAGAATTCGATCGGGTAATCGCGGCTCATGA
- a CDS encoding T9SS type A sorting domain-containing protein produces MKLLLPFSILLLVSLLTFGQQVPVGSQWTFGAYYGGDMYGSDKESGFTKLEAVKDTVILGKTCSKLVWDRNLTCGPLGISYFYEENGKAYRYLPHAADFELYADYTVNVGDTLVRYDWHDADSVLLRVDSITTPAELKGLKKFHLTSLNVGINGIFSVLYENLGYADALGLNPEVTYIICDGSSAGNLRCFESPGGPSYKLTSGDCEAELYVAVSESVLNDEAFSLYPNPAYDKVNIIWPAYSLVEGYRVTLLDITGKVVFTGPLQQQINIDPFEPGVYQLIIEDSQHHRVFQNRLLIQ; encoded by the coding sequence ATGAAACTGCTCCTTCCCTTTTCAATTCTACTCTTGGTTAGTCTTTTAACTTTTGGTCAACAAGTTCCTGTCGGAAGCCAATGGACCTTTGGAGCTTACTACGGCGGTGATATGTATGGTAGTGACAAGGAAAGCGGCTTTACCAAACTCGAAGCGGTAAAGGACACCGTGATTTTAGGAAAAACCTGCAGCAAACTGGTTTGGGATAGAAACCTGACCTGCGGACCACTCGGCATCTCCTATTTCTACGAAGAAAACGGGAAAGCTTACCGCTACCTGCCTCATGCCGCTGACTTCGAATTGTACGCGGATTATACAGTGAACGTAGGAGACACTCTGGTTCGTTACGACTGGCACGATGCGGACTCCGTTCTTCTTCGGGTAGATTCCATTACCACGCCTGCAGAATTGAAAGGACTCAAAAAGTTTCACCTCACCAGCCTAAACGTAGGTATCAATGGCATTTTTAGCGTGCTCTATGAAAATCTGGGTTACGCTGATGCGCTCGGGTTAAATCCTGAAGTAACCTACATTATCTGCGATGGTTCTTCGGCGGGAAATCTGCGCTGTTTTGAAAGTCCAGGTGGACCATCCTATAAGTTAACCTCCGGCGATTGCGAAGCCGAATTGTATGTTGCGGTAAGTGAATCAGTATTGAACGACGAAGCCTTTAGTCTGTATCCCAATCCAGCGTACGATAAGGTGAATATTATCTGGCCAGCGTATAGTTTAGTGGAAGGGTATCGGGTGACCTTGTTAGATATCACAGGAAAAGTCGTTTTTACCGGTCCCCTTCAACAGCAAATTAACATTGATCCATTTGAACCTGGAGTTTATCAATTAATCATTGAAGATTCCCAGCACCATCGGGTCTTTCAGAATCGTTTACTGATCCAGTAA